In Candidatus Methylopumilus universalis, one DNA window encodes the following:
- the ligA gene encoding NAD-dependent DNA ligase LigA, translating into MKANKENIKDKIQELIEKISTFDYQYYVLDNPSISDFEYDKIFRSLVDLENENPELIRPDSPSQRVGGKALDAFESVIHRQAMLSLNNAFDEDELIAFDKRIKDDIGIDEVEYAVEPKFDGLAITLTYENGIFVQGATRGDGYTGENVTHNLKTIRSIPTKLNYIHPPKLLEVRGEVLMLKKDFELLNQKQESLGEKQFANPRNAAAGSLRQLDPRITATRPLTFFSYGLGVCEPNLNLKTHTQTIQLLKQFNLPISDLSTSVKGVKGLQSFYDKVSKLRNALAYDIDGVVYKVNSFNYQNELGFLSRAPRWAIAHKFPAEEALTEILDINVQVGRTGAITPVARLKPVFVGGVTVTNATLHNEDEMTRKDVHIGDIVSVRRAGDVIPEIVRVLINKRPKTIKKFRMPTECPECGSALVRIDDEAIIRCSGGLVCPAQQKQSIIHFASRKAMDIEGLGDKSVEQLVTVGLIHELPDIFKLKLEQLINLDRMAEKSSRNLLDAIEKSKSTSLPRFIYALGIRNVGESTAKDLAGFYGDLDEIMKQTEESLQIVPDIGPTVAKSISDFFRQTKSREVINSLIGLGVHWPKYDIKKSSSGIFATKTFVLTGTLPSMSREEAKSIIEMNGGKVVGSVSKKTDYVVAGSDAGSKLTTAQELGLKIISQQELLKLII; encoded by the coding sequence AAATAAAGAAAATATTAAGGATAAAATTCAAGAGCTAATCGAAAAGATAAGCACATTCGATTATCAATATTACGTTTTAGATAATCCTTCTATCTCAGATTTTGAATACGATAAAATTTTTAGGTCACTTGTTGATTTAGAGAATGAGAATCCAGAACTCATTCGGCCTGATTCTCCTTCTCAAAGGGTAGGGGGTAAGGCACTAGATGCTTTTGAAAGCGTCATTCACCGTCAAGCAATGCTATCTTTAAATAATGCTTTCGATGAGGATGAGCTTATAGCTTTTGATAAGCGCATAAAAGATGATATTGGCATCGACGAAGTTGAGTATGCGGTTGAACCAAAATTCGACGGACTTGCAATCACACTTACTTACGAGAATGGTATTTTTGTGCAAGGAGCAACCCGTGGTGATGGCTATACAGGGGAAAATGTCACACATAATTTAAAAACTATTCGCTCCATACCAACCAAACTAAATTACATTCATCCACCTAAGCTCCTAGAGGTAAGGGGTGAGGTCTTAATGCTTAAGAAAGATTTTGAATTGCTAAATCAAAAACAGGAGTCTTTGGGCGAAAAACAATTTGCAAATCCGAGAAATGCTGCAGCAGGAAGTTTAAGGCAGCTTGACCCAAGGATAACTGCAACAAGACCACTTACATTTTTTTCTTATGGTCTCGGTGTATGCGAACCCAATTTAAATTTAAAAACTCATACACAAACAATTCAGCTTTTAAAGCAATTTAATTTGCCTATTTCTGATTTGTCTACAAGTGTTAAAGGTGTAAAAGGGTTGCAAAGTTTTTATGACAAAGTATCAAAGTTAAGGAACGCATTAGCCTATGATATTGATGGTGTTGTATACAAAGTTAATTCGTTTAACTATCAAAATGAGCTGGGTTTTTTATCTCGCGCTCCTCGATGGGCTATAGCGCATAAATTTCCTGCAGAAGAAGCCTTAACTGAAATTTTAGACATCAATGTTCAAGTTGGTCGTACAGGTGCTATAACACCTGTAGCAAGGTTGAAACCAGTTTTTGTAGGTGGAGTGACTGTCACGAATGCAACCCTTCATAATGAAGATGAGATGACTCGCAAAGATGTTCATATTGGAGATATAGTAAGCGTTCGAAGAGCAGGGGATGTGATCCCTGAAATTGTAAGGGTGCTTATTAATAAAAGGCCCAAGACAATTAAGAAATTTAGAATGCCAACAGAATGTCCTGAATGTGGTTCGGCTCTTGTCAGAATTGATGATGAAGCCATCATTCGTTGCTCTGGAGGGCTAGTCTGTCCTGCACAACAAAAACAATCTATTATTCATTTTGCATCTCGAAAAGCTATGGATATAGAAGGACTGGGAGATAAATCTGTTGAGCAATTAGTTACTGTAGGTTTGATTCATGAGCTACCTGATATTTTTAAGTTAAAACTTGAACAATTAATTAACCTTGATCGTATGGCAGAAAAGTCGAGCCGAAACTTATTAGACGCTATTGAAAAAAGCAAATCAACATCACTACCTCGATTTATCTATGCGCTTGGTATCCGTAATGTAGGCGAGTCTACAGCTAAAGATCTTGCTGGCTTTTATGGTGATCTGGATGAAATTATGAAACAAACGGAGGAAAGTTTACAGATTGTTCCAGATATTGGCCCTACAGTTGCAAAATCAATCAGTGATTTTTTTAGACAAACCAAGAGCAGGGAAGTTATTAATTCCTTGATAGGATTAGGCGTTCATTGGCCCAAGTACGATATTAAAAAATCTTCTTCAGGAATTTTTGCAACCAAAACTTTTGTACTAACTGGCACCCTGCCTTCCATGTCGCGTGAAGAAGCAAAATCTATCATTGAAATGAACGGTGGAAAGGTTGTAGGAAGCGTTTCTAAGAAGACTGATTATGTTGTTGCTGGATCAGATGCTGGTAGTAAATTAACCACAGCACAAGAGCTTGGTCTTAAAATTATTTCGCAACAAGAACTTTTAAAACTTATAATTTAA
- a CDS encoding outer membrane protein, translating into MKNASYLFFLYLLLISSSIIAGERYDHSGIYLGLGAEKSWIHNQIRTVSPNGGSQGTLGGGTLTFTCGHYAIGCGGGESINLNDASIAPFFGIQKQFSNNIVLGIEAKYDSLSASQQKIPPSSFNNDIASVKIKNIATIAAKFGYAFQATNPILDNVLIYGRLGYASGRSETDLSDQEGDHQMQGNKITQHGVAYGFGVEKPLGFVYKSLENTLIGIEYARINLNSKTNSAIDNYFEGPIDGQGVASKSDIDSLTFKLQYKFKGL; encoded by the coding sequence GTGAAAAATGCCTCATATCTCTTCTTCTTATATCTTCTTCTTATATCTTCTTCTATTATTGCAGGGGAGAGGTATGACCACTCCGGGATATATTTAGGCTTAGGCGCTGAGAAGTCATGGATTCATAATCAGATAAGAACAGTAAGCCCTAATGGTGGATCACAGGGCACGCTTGGTGGAGGCACCCTTACTTTTACTTGTGGTCATTATGCGATCGGTTGCGGAGGCGGAGAATCAATTAATCTTAATGATGCTTCTATTGCGCCATTTTTTGGCATACAAAAACAATTTTCTAATAATATCGTTCTTGGTATTGAGGCTAAATATGACTCTTTATCTGCAAGTCAACAAAAAATTCCCCCTTCTTCATTTAATAATGATATAGCCTCTGTAAAAATTAAAAATATTGCAACAATCGCTGCGAAATTTGGCTATGCTTTTCAGGCAACAAATCCTATATTAGATAATGTCTTGATATATGGAAGACTTGGTTATGCATCCGGTAGGTCAGAGACCGACTTATCCGACCAAGAGGGCGATCATCAAATGCAAGGAAATAAAATAACACAGCATGGTGTTGCCTATGGTTTTGGGGTAGAGAAGCCCTTAGGTTTTGTTTATAAGTCACTTGAAAATACATTAATCGGCATTGAGTATGCCCGTATCAATCTAAACTCAAAAACTAATAGTGCTATTGATAATTATTTTGAGGGTCCTATCGATGGGCAGGGTGTAGCATCTAAATCTGATATTGATTCATTAACCTTTAAGCTTCAGTATAAATTTAAAGGTTTGTAA
- a CDS encoding MBL fold metallo-hydrolase — protein MQPTELTILGAGSSAGTPVVGCHCQTCISTNPKNKRTRCSSLIKLGTGEHILIDTSPDLRFQSLRESIPKVDAVLYTHTHADHLHGIDDLRAFCQIHKMQIPIYGKKDALDHIALKFGYALGEPKGFWEMPVLKAMPIQSPFHLFSEIVTPIPVMHGKAEIYGYRIGNFAYLTDVSHIPEDSLKLLEGLDILLLDCLRLKEHHTHINLEQSLMFANQIKAKKTYLIHMTHDLEYESLKKELPDHIDVGYDGLKITIN, from the coding sequence GCATATCAACTAACCCCAAAAATAAACGTACCCGCTGCTCTTCGCTTATTAAATTGGGAACAGGAGAGCATATTCTTATTGATACGAGCCCAGACTTACGTTTTCAATCCTTGCGAGAGTCCATCCCTAAAGTTGATGCAGTCCTTTATACCCATACCCATGCTGATCATCTTCATGGCATTGATGATTTAAGGGCTTTTTGTCAAATACACAAAATGCAAATACCTATTTACGGAAAGAAAGATGCGCTTGATCATATTGCTTTAAAATTTGGCTATGCTTTGGGAGAGCCTAAGGGTTTTTGGGAAATGCCGGTTTTAAAAGCTATGCCTATCCAATCGCCATTTCATCTCTTTAGTGAGATTGTTACCCCCATACCCGTCATGCATGGAAAAGCAGAAATTTATGGTTATCGCATCGGAAACTTTGCTTATTTGACTGATGTATCTCATATCCCTGAAGATTCATTGAAACTTTTAGAGGGGCTAGATATCCTATTATTAGACTGTTTGCGCTTAAAGGAACATCACACACACATCAATCTTGAACAAAGCTTGATGTTTGCAAATCAAATAAAAGCAAAGAAAACATACTTGATTCATATGACACATGATTTAGAATATGAGTCACTAAAAAAAGAATTACCTGATCATATCGATGTGGGGTACGACGGGCTTAAAATCACCATTAATTAA
- a CDS encoding tetratricopeptide repeat protein, translated as MKFTTQFLLMLLSLFISTNIYSKEAIKTCDELLSDNQYEEALKTKKGEFKSTFCHGQVNLRLKNFDEAIKNFKLAGKLSKSDTDHFMADLLVGMALKEAKRLDDALIHFNNSYSFIKANKTFKRLYLVEIAETLLLLSKYDEAVNTFLEAYAFAANDEERASNLDRTAFSYALLKNYTKAVEYELKANMAFDRTGLLGEYVESGINLALYYSEANDQASAERTLLKFEKFSRENGGMYYLAKVLFTQSNYYKKKSNMDLSKSKLDEANKIANDIGAEDLKTLFKTL; from the coding sequence ATGAAATTTACAACACAATTTTTATTGATGCTACTTAGTCTATTTATTTCAACAAATATTTATTCTAAAGAGGCGATCAAAACTTGCGATGAGTTATTAAGTGATAACCAATATGAAGAAGCTTTAAAAACAAAAAAAGGTGAATTTAAGTCGACCTTTTGTCACGGACAAGTTAATTTAAGGCTTAAAAATTTCGATGAAGCTATAAAAAACTTTAAGTTAGCGGGTAAGTTATCCAAAAGTGATACTGATCATTTTATGGCTGATTTACTTGTAGGCATGGCATTAAAAGAAGCTAAAAGATTAGATGATGCTCTTATACATTTTAATAATTCTTATTCATTCATTAAAGCTAATAAAACCTTTAAGCGCCTTTATTTAGTTGAAATTGCTGAGACTTTATTGCTCCTTAGTAAATATGATGAAGCAGTAAATACATTCCTTGAGGCTTACGCATTTGCTGCCAATGATGAAGAACGTGCCTCTAATTTAGATCGAACTGCCTTTTCATATGCGTTACTTAAAAATTACACAAAAGCTGTTGAGTACGAATTAAAGGCTAATATGGCTTTCGATCGTACGGGTTTGTTAGGAGAATATGTAGAGTCTGGTATCAATCTCGCTTTGTATTATTCAGAGGCTAATGATCAAGCCTCAGCTGAAAGAACACTTTTAAAATTTGAGAAGTTTTCTCGAGAGAACGGGGGAATGTATTATCTTGCTAAAGTATTGTTCACCCAAAGTAATTATTACAAAAAGAAATCAAATATGGATCTTAGTAAGTCTAAGTTAGATGAAGCAAATAAGATTGCTAACGATATTGGAGCAGAGGACTTAAAAACGCTTTTTAAGACTCTTTAA